A window of Suncus etruscus isolate mSunEtr1 chromosome 4, mSunEtr1.pri.cur, whole genome shotgun sequence contains these coding sequences:
- the LOC126007270 gene encoding olfactory receptor 2M5-like has product MSTGNETDFILLGFFPEFKYITALVSIILLIFTAAFTGNTLLFLLILLDSRLHTPMYFLLSQLSLMDLILTSSIVPKMAVNFFSGWRNISFLACGTQIFFSLTVAIAECILITLMCFDRYVAICNPLRYSLIISPRVCLQMAAMSWTGGALTSLGHTAFTLHFHICNPREIPHFFCEVMAVLRIVCEDISAYEKAVVVTSILVLLLPLLLILSSYIIIILAVLRINSREGRNKALSTCTSHLCVVGLYFGAGMCIYMRPGSAKTPKLNQVLFLFGTVLTPLLNPLAYSLRNKEVLSALKKLIGR; this is encoded by the coding sequence ATGTCAACGGGAAACGAGACAGATTTTATCCTACTGGGCTTCTTTCCTGAATTTAAATATATCACAGCCCTGGTTTCCATCATTCTCCTTATCTTCACAGCTGCATTCACTGGCAACACTCTTCTGTTTCTTCTCATTTTGTTAGATTCCAGACTTCATACTCCTATGTATTTCCTACTCAGCCAGCTCTCTTTAATGGATTTGATATTGACTTCTAGCATTGTCCCTAAGATGGCAGTCAATTTCTTCTCTGGATGGCGGAACATCTCATTTTTGGCTTGTGGAACTCAAATATTCTTCTCGTTAACTGTGGCAATTGCAGAATGCATTCTAATAACTCTAATGTGTTTTGATCGTTATGTGGCCATCTGTAATCCTCTCCGGTACTCACTCATCATTAGTCCTCGCGTTTGCTTGCAGATGGCGGCCATGTCTTGGACTGGAGGAGCACTTACTTCCTTGGGCCACACAGCTTTCACCTTACATTTTCATATCTGCAATCCCAGAGAAATCCCCCACTTCTTCTGTGAAGTCATGGCTGTTCTTAGGATTGTTTGCGAAGATATCTCAGCCTATGAGAAGGCAGTGGTGGTGACGAGTATCCTAGTTCTACTTCTTCCCTTATTACTCATCTTGTCCTCCTATATTATCATCATTCTTGCTGTACTCCGAATAAACTCTCGAGAAGGCAGGAACAAAGCATTATCTACCTGTACCTCTCACCTTTGTGTGGTAGGTCTCTATTTTGGGGCAGGTATGTGCATCTACATGAGACCCGGCTCTGCCAAAACTCCTAAGTTAAATCaggttctttttctctttggaaCTGTCCTCACACCACTCCTAAACCCACTAGCTTATAGTTTAAGAAACAAGGAAGTTTTAAGTGCACTGAAAAAATTGATAGGGAGGTGA